The following nucleotide sequence is from Pseudomonas sp. RC10.
ACAACCGGATCAGCTCGCCACTTGCCGCTTGAAGCTCAAAGCTTTATGGGTTTACGCCCTGCAAACGAGTGCGCCAGGGTCCCGCCGTCTACTAACTCAAGCTCGCCGCCCAACGGCACGCCGTGGGCGATGCGGGAGGTGATGAGGCCTTTGTCGGTCAGCAGTTGCGCGATGTAATGGGCCGTCGCCTCGCCTTCCACGGTGGGGTTGGTGGCGAGGATCACTTCCGCGAAGGTGCCCTGCTCTTCGATCCGCGTCATCAGTTGCGGGATGCCAATGGCTTCAGGCCCGAGCCCGTCCAGCGGCGACAGGTGCCCCTTCAGCACGAAGTAGCGACCGCGATAACCGGTCTGCTCCACCGCATACACGTCCATCGGTCCTTCCACTACGCACAGCAGCGTGTCGTCGCGGCGGTTGTCCGAGCATTGCGGGCAAAGTTCGTCTTCAGTAAGCGTCCGGCATTGCTTGCAGTGACCGACACCTTCCATGGCCTGACTCAATGCCTGAGCCAGACGCGAGCCACCGCTGCGATCACGCTCCAGCAGCTGCAACGCCATGCGCTGGGCGGTTTTCTGACCGACGCCGGGCAGGATGCGCAGGGAGTCGATCAACTGGCGAATCAGGGGGCTGAAGCTCATTGAAGAAAAGTCTCACAAAAACACGAGACGCGGTTTATACCCGCGCCTCTGACAAGCGTCAAATGGCGCTTAGGACACCTTCACCACCAGCTTGCCGAAGTTCTTGCCCTCCAGCATGCCGATGAAGGCATCCGGCGCATGTTCCAGGCCTTCGACCACGTCCTCGCGGAACTTGACCTTGCCGTCCTTCACCAACGGCACCATGTCGCGCATGAATTCGTCCAGGCGGTGGTAATACTCTTCGTAGACGATGAAGCCCTGAATCCGCGCGCGTTTGGTCAGCAGGGTTCGCATCAGCAACGGCAAGTAATTCGGGCCCTCCGGCAGACGTTGGGCGTTGTATTGCGCAATGACGCCGCACAGCGGAATGCGGGCATGTTGGTTCAGTAACGGGATCACCGCTTCGAAAATCTTGCCGCCGACCAGCTCGAAATAAATGTCGATGCCGCTGGGGCAAGCCTCGCTGAGCTGTTCGGCGAAGTGTGGGCTCTTGTGATCGATACAGGCGTCGAAGCCCAGCTCATCCATGACATAACGGCACTTGTCGATGCCCCCGGCAATGCCCACGACGCGCAGGCCGTGGAGCTTGGCGACCTGGCCCACCACCGAACCCACCGCGCCGGACGCCGCCGCCACCACCAGGGTTTCACCGGCTTTGGGTTGGCCGATGTGCATCAACCCCATGTAGCCGGTGATCCCCGGCATGCCGAGCACCCCGACCGCCATCGACGGGCTGGGCAGGTCTTTGGGCATGGCCATGAGGTTTTTGCCGTCAGAGATGCTGTGGGTCTGCCAGCCGGTCTGCCCCACGACCAGATCACCCTCGTTGAATGCAGGGTTGCGCGATTGCTCGACCACGCTGACTGCGCCGCCTTCCATCACCCCGTCGATTTCCACCGGTGGCGCGTAGGACGGCGCATCGCTCATGCGACCGCGCATGTAAGGGTCGAGGGACAGGTACAGCGTGCGCAGTTGAACCTGACCGTCTTGCAGGTCGGGCAACGCCTCGCGTTCAAGTCGGAAGTTTTCCGGGGTCGGCGAGCCTTCGGGGCGTGAGGCGAGGACGATACGCTGGTTGAGGATCAGTTCTTGCGACATCGGGAGCGGCTCCTTGAATGGCTATAAAAAGCAGACCGTGGCTGTCGGGCGGCGTTCGGTTGAGGTGATGGGCAATATGGCATT
It contains:
- the recR gene encoding recombination mediator RecR codes for the protein MSFSPLIRQLIDSLRILPGVGQKTAQRMALQLLERDRSGGSRLAQALSQAMEGVGHCKQCRTLTEDELCPQCSDNRRDDTLLCVVEGPMDVYAVEQTGYRGRYFVLKGHLSPLDGLGPEAIGIPQLMTRIEEQGTFAEVILATNPTVEGEATAHYIAQLLTDKGLITSRIAHGVPLGGELELVDGGTLAHSFAGRKPIKL
- a CDS encoding NADP-dependent oxidoreductase, with amino-acid sequence MSQELILNQRIVLASRPEGSPTPENFRLEREALPDLQDGQVQLRTLYLSLDPYMRGRMSDAPSYAPPVEIDGVMEGGAVSVVEQSRNPAFNEGDLVVGQTGWQTHSISDGKNLMAMPKDLPSPSMAVGVLGMPGITGYMGLMHIGQPKAGETLVVAAASGAVGSVVGQVAKLHGLRVVGIAGGIDKCRYVMDELGFDACIDHKSPHFAEQLSEACPSGIDIYFELVGGKIFEAVIPLLNQHARIPLCGVIAQYNAQRLPEGPNYLPLLMRTLLTKRARIQGFIVYEEYYHRLDEFMRDMVPLVKDGKVKFREDVVEGLEHAPDAFIGMLEGKNFGKLVVKVS